From one Bacillota bacterium genomic stretch:
- a CDS encoding sigma-70 family RNA polymerase sigma factor: MGEDLNKLVKLLQEGNLTVFDEIYHQTYRSVFFSVLPILKDESLTEDIIQDTYMKMLENIQKYKEKNFFAYLITIARNTAINEYNKRKKTTYTDDNIDLFVTYPLINHLEISLENEQIIKDSLSVLDEVEKNVFLLYNVENMTHKEISSVFNKPIGTITWIYAKAIKKIRKHLKEAEDEI; encoded by the coding sequence ATGGGAGAAGACTTAAATAAATTAGTAAAACTTCTTCAAGAAGGTAATCTAACTGTCTTTGACGAAATTTATCATCAAACATACCGTAGTGTCTTTTTTTCTGTTTTACCTATTTTAAAAGACGAAAGTTTAACAGAAGACATCATTCAAGATACTTATATGAAAATGTTAGAAAATATTCAAAAATATAAGGAAAAGAATTTTTTCGCTTATTTGATAACAATTGCTAGAAATACAGCAATTAATGAATATAATAAAAGAAAAAAAACTACCTATACTGATGATAATATTGATTTGTTTGTAACGTATCCACTAATCAATCATTTAGAAATTTCTTTGGAAAACGAACAAATCATTAAAGATAGTTTATCGGTATTAGACGAAGTCGAAAAAAATGTATTTTTACTTTATAACGTTGAAAATATGACTCACAAAGAAATTTCTTCCGTATTTAACAAACCAATTGGAACAATAACTTGGATTTATGCAAAAGCAATTAAAAAAATTCGTAAACACTTAAAGGAGGCAGAAGATGAAATATAG
- a CDS encoding nucleoside kinase, whose translation MYGYMIPSTRYLNEFELFYYSPGFLVRYPRIEEKGQIPEFSDSPGFLRVLNKAEQWAMTCDADMIYKMNRKIENNKSVEFVNMCETKHNNQLCELGEIISKDTDNIRLIAIAGPSSSGKTTFSKRLEIELLTRGIKPLMISIDNYYMPIDKAPIDEFGEADLEHVEALDLMLFNQNITDLINGIPVSLPTFDFKDKIRRFADPICISTHNPIIIEGIHALNDVLTEFIPSNQKFKIYISPFAQINIDYNNPINLTDIRLLRRIVRDLQFRNTTPEKTLSMWPSVRRGEYKWIYPFIESANYIYNSELTYELCVLKRYALNALKHIPNDSEYYLQANRLIKFLKYFKEIDQYLVPCNSLLREFIGKSVFEH comes from the coding sequence ATGTATGGTTATATGATTCCATCCACTAGATATTTAAATGAATTTGAGCTTTTTTATTATAGCCCAGGTTTTTTAGTTCGATATCCTAGAATAGAAGAAAAAGGACAAATTCCAGAATTCTCAGATTCACCCGGATTTTTGAGAGTTTTAAACAAAGCAGAACAATGGGCAATGACTTGTGATGCCGATATGATTTACAAGATGAACCGTAAAATTGAAAACAATAAATCCGTAGAATTTGTTAATATGTGTGAAACCAAACATAATAATCAACTTTGTGAGTTGGGTGAAATTATCTCAAAAGATACCGACAACATTCGTTTAATTGCAATTGCTGGTCCTTCTTCCTCTGGGAAAACTACTTTTTCTAAACGACTCGAAATCGAATTATTAACAAGAGGCATAAAACCATTAATGATTTCCATTGATAATTATTATATGCCAATTGATAAAGCACCGATTGATGAATTTGGAGAAGCAGATTTGGAACACGTTGAAGCTTTAGATTTAATGTTGTTTAATCAAAATATTACAGATTTAATCAATGGTATTCCTGTAAGTTTACCTACTTTTGATTTTAAAGATAAAATTAGAAGATTTGCAGATCCTATTTGCATATCAACTCATAATCCAATCATTATTGAAGGAATTCATGCTTTAAATGATGTTTTAACAGAATTTATTCCTTCAAATCAAAAATTTAAAATATACATCTCTCCCTTTGCTCAAATAAACATTGATTACAATAATCCTATTAATTTAACCGATATTCGTTTATTAAGGAGAATTGTAAGAGATTTACAATTTAGAAATACCACTCCTGAGAAAACGCTTAGTATGTGGCCTTCTGTTAGAAGAGGAGAATACAAATGGATTTATCCTTTTATTGAAAGCGCAAATTATATTTACAATTCGGAATTAACATATGAACTTTGTGTGTTAAAAAGATATGCCTTAAATGCTCTAAAACATATTCCAAATGATTCAGAGTATTATCTTCAAGCAAATCGGCTAATCAAGTTTTTAAAATACTTTAAAGAAATCGATCAATACTTGGTTCCTTGCAACTCATTACTAAGAGAATTTATAGGTAAAAGCGTTTTTGAACACTAA
- a CDS encoding DUF2188 domain-containing protein codes for MTFASNFLSEYWLFFVIVGSIIMFLIVGYTLYNVITRRVANPSRNKKAPSNTEEMKDNTHSSNENDEFSSLQNINKEEDSSSVEKETDEEEEIDLPDSKIEDENIDSLLGKNIESSLIEKPLEQLNPKNDSNSDTIIEDLSTSKPQASITEPEKPKPIEKPPVVFWSEKKEKEEALKSAEKDPSEKPPVVFWSEKKEKEDALKSSEKEASAKPPVAFWSEKREKEDAQKSAEKESSAKPPVAFWSEKKEKEKSQEILEDESDESNNNSHDSNEENDETENSEKGEKKKLGKYHVLFQKNEQNWCVKREGSTKILRVLETQNEAIAWATIKSIGQNTTFIVHRKDGKIRKQNYSK; via the coding sequence ATGACTTTTGCCTCTAATTTTTTAAGTGAATATTGGTTGTTTTTTGTCATTGTAGGAAGCATAATTATGTTTCTTATCGTGGGATATACTCTTTACAATGTGATTACTAGAAGAGTTGCAAATCCTTCAAGAAACAAAAAAGCGCCATCAAACACAGAAGAAATGAAGGATAACACACATTCATCCAATGAAAATGATGAATTTTCTTCATTACAAAATATAAATAAAGAAGAAGATTCTTCTTCAGTAGAAAAGGAAACCGATGAAGAAGAAGAAATAGATTTGCCAGATTCCAAGATTGAAGATGAAAATATAGATTCTTTATTAGGTAAAAATATTGAATCTTCCTTAATAGAAAAACCTCTTGAACAACTAAATCCTAAAAATGATTCTAATTCTGATACCATTATTGAAGATTTATCAACATCAAAGCCTCAAGCTTCTATTACAGAACCCGAAAAACCTAAACCAATTGAAAAACCACCGGTTGTTTTCTGGTCTGAAAAAAAGGAAAAGGAAGAAGCCCTAAAATCCGCTGAGAAAGATCCATCTGAAAAACCTCCAGTTGTCTTCTGGTCTGAGAAAAAAGAAAAAGAAGATGCATTAAAATCTTCCGAGAAAGAAGCCTCTGCTAAACCACCTGTTGCCTTTTGGTCTGAGAAAAGAGAAAAGGAAGATGCACAGAAATCTGCTGAGAAAGAGTCGTCTGCTAAACCACCTGTTGCTTTCTGGTCTGAAAAAAAAGAAAAAGAAAAATCACAAGAAATTCTTGAAGATGAATCTGATGAATCTAATAATAACTCTCATGATTCAAATGAAGAGAATGATGAAACTGAAAATTCTGAAAAGGGTGAAAAAAAGAAACTAGGGAAGTATCATGTATTATTTCAAAAGAATGAACAAAATTGGTGCGTGAAAAGAGAAGGTTCTACTAAAATACTTCGAGTCTTAGAAACACAAAACGAAGCAATTGCTTGGGCAACAATTAAATCTATTGGTCAAAATACTACTTTTATCGTTCATCGAAAAGATGGTAAAATTAGAAAACAAAATTATTCTAAATAA
- a CDS encoding ATP-binding cassette domain-containing protein, which yields MEAIVKVEHISKTFKLSKKQQKIEKTNDKYKVAVNDLSFEAYKGEIYGLLGPNGAGKTTALRCISTLIKPDKGDIFINGYSVLSSEDEVRKTIGFLTSDLKLEDFFTPNYLFNYFSRLHGIDEATILTRRALLFSKFQIDKFAEVKVGELSTGMRQKVQIAISLVHDPDVIVFDEPTNGLDVLTAKVVTDYLLSLKSLGKTILVSTHIFSLVEKICDRVGIIINGKLKTSSLLSELLQDGNSLEDYFFKLVEEEEILL from the coding sequence ATGGAAGCAATTGTAAAAGTAGAACACATATCTAAAACATTTAAACTATCAAAAAAACAACAAAAAATTGAGAAAACAAACGATAAATATAAAGTAGCTGTTAACGACTTGTCTTTTGAAGCATATAAGGGCGAAATTTACGGTTTATTAGGACCAAATGGAGCAGGGAAAACGACTGCCTTGCGTTGTATTTCAACCTTAATAAAACCAGATAAAGGCGATATTTTTATAAATGGATATAGTGTTTTATCTTCTGAAGACGAAGTAAGAAAAACCATTGGTTTTTTAACAAGTGATTTAAAACTCGAAGATTTCTTTACCCCTAATTACTTGTTTAATTATTTTTCGCGTTTACATGGCATTGATGAGGCTACCATTTTGACAAGAAGAGCCTTGCTTTTTTCTAAATTCCAAATTGATAAATTTGCAGAAGTAAAAGTGGGCGAATTATCTACAGGAATGAGACAAAAAGTACAAATTGCAATCTCGCTTGTACATGACCCTGATGTAATTGTTTTTGATGAACCAACGAATGGGCTTGATGTCTTAACAGCAAAAGTAGTCACGGATTATTTATTAAGTTTAAAATCGTTGGGGAAAACAATACTTGTTTCAACCCATATTTTTAGTTTAGTCGAAAAAATATGTGATCGCGTCGGAATTATTATAAATGGAAAATTAAAAACATCATCTTTACTATCTGAATTACTACAAGATGGAAACAGTCTTGAAGATTACTTTTTTAAACTAGTTGAAGAGGAGGAAATCCTTTTATGA
- a CDS encoding ABC transporter permease subunit: MKNIWTIFKKEWDRVIKDKRLVITIMILPGLMIFLIYSFIGGAITSQTSDTVSNIAVINVPVDFQGIYETYEDSEFLNIKEITTPEIDTYKDMIDSEDWDLILAFDEDFSEYDKTGDKPIVFIYSNLNNLNSSSITNRFKSYLQIYQSQLSIELYGDTDYFVYDIGGTLVDNNQIAGQIMATLLPMLVVMFLFSGAMSVGPESIAGEKERGTISTLLITPIKRSEIAIGKILSLSVLSLISAISSFIGILASLPKLLQMENFNTSIYSIQDYLMILVLLFSTVFVIVGIISVISAYSRSLKEAGTLIMPVYFISIIVGLSSMFGNGATTNYFLYLLPIYNTVQTMTAILTFDSNQVIYLLISVGANLFYLILFVYILNKMFKSEKIMFQK, from the coding sequence ATGAAAAATATATGGACTATTTTTAAAAAAGAATGGGATAGAGTCATAAAAGACAAACGTTTGGTCATAACCATTATGATTTTACCAGGGCTTATGATCTTTTTGATTTACTCTTTTATCGGTGGTGCTATTACTTCACAGACTTCGGATACTGTTTCTAATATTGCTGTTATTAATGTGCCTGTTGATTTTCAAGGTATATATGAAACTTATGAGGATAGTGAGTTCTTAAACATAAAAGAAATCACAACACCCGAGATCGATACGTATAAAGATATGATAGATTCAGAAGATTGGGACTTAATTCTTGCTTTTGATGAAGATTTTTCAGAATATGATAAAACAGGAGATAAACCAATCGTTTTCATTTATTCCAATTTAAATAATCTTAATTCTAGTTCAATAACCAATCGTTTCAAATCGTATTTACAAATCTATCAATCTCAATTAAGCATTGAATTGTATGGAGATACTGATTATTTTGTATACGATATAGGGGGTACTTTGGTTGATAACAATCAAATTGCAGGGCAAATTATGGCTACCCTTTTGCCGATGCTTGTGGTGATGTTTTTGTTTTCTGGTGCGATGTCGGTAGGACCTGAATCCATTGCTGGAGAAAAAGAAAGAGGTACCATTTCAACACTATTAATTACGCCAATCAAACGCAGTGAAATTGCAATTGGAAAAATTCTTAGTTTGTCTGTTTTATCGCTCATTTCTGCCATTTCATCCTTTATAGGTATTCTTGCATCTTTACCAAAATTATTGCAAATGGAAAATTTTAACACTTCAATATATAGCATCCAAGACTACTTAATGATTTTAGTATTACTTTTTTCAACAGTATTCGTTATTGTTGGAATTATTTCAGTTATTTCTGCTTATTCAAGAAGTTTAAAAGAAGCTGGAACATTGATTATGCCTGTGTACTTTATTTCTATTATTGTAGGACTTTCTTCGATGTTTGGAAATGGAGCAACTACAAATTATTTTTTATACCTTTTACCTATTTATAATACCGTTCAAACTATGACAGCAATTTTAACGTTTGATTCAAATCAAGTAATATATTTGCTTATTTCTGTTGGCGCAAACCTATTTTATCTCATTTTATTTGTATACATTCTAAATAAAATGTTTAAAAGCGAAAAAATTATGTTTCAAAAATAA
- a CDS encoding AAA family ATPase: MQNRKTIHIFGASGSGATTLAKAISEKYNYHFIDTDDALWENTDPPFTVKKKEYESIKIVQNQLNAYTNNVISGAFVGWGDSFKTQIDLFIYLHLPLETRLKRIQTREENRFKERVLPGGDLYSQHQEFLAWVSQYEILDESVRSQKQHEKWLKNVKTTTLVIKEVLPLDDLLNRVKPFIELL; encoded by the coding sequence TTGCAAAATCGAAAAACAATACATATTTTTGGCGCTTCGGGTTCTGGAGCTACTACTTTAGCAAAAGCAATTTCTGAAAAATATAATTATCATTTTATTGACACTGATGATGCATTATGGGAAAATACGGATCCTCCTTTTACTGTGAAAAAAAAGGAATATGAATCCATTAAAATTGTTCAAAATCAATTGAATGCTTATACAAACAACGTGATTTCTGGAGCCTTTGTTGGATGGGGAGATTCTTTTAAAACCCAAATTGATTTATTTATCTATTTGCATTTGCCTTTAGAAACTCGTTTAAAACGAATTCAAACTCGGGAAGAAAATCGTTTTAAAGAAAGAGTTCTTCCTGGTGGAGATTTATATTCTCAACATCAAGAATTTTTGGCTTGGGTAAGTCAATATGAAATTTTAGATGAATCAGTCCGAAGCCAAAAACAACATGAAAAATGGCTTAAAAATGTTAAAACCACTACATTGGTGATAAAAGAAGTTTTGCCACTTGATGATTTACTAAATCGTGTAAAACCTTTTATAGAACTGTTATAA
- a CDS encoding YwaF family protein, with translation MLLSTFFTSSGMDSLPTEYLFGWIHFCYLLSAAIVFYLLIRFCSYQNKNIQKIIINVCLILLLVLKYGGELIFVLEWIRYGDGISSYSHPFLDYRTFFSFQMCGVNNVLLPFVIWFNIKPMKDFVFSTSIIGGLAVMIYPAGVLFGDPFVVTFPMLRSLIVHFILVFLPCYMIAIGDFKLDKKRWKYTLVGATLMTSWAMYGNLFVDQSANNMYLMTNPFYGGPVLLLNVIPNGWHVIMLFILVFLGFLLVYFLAGLFNKFYEKHTLTLKKL, from the coding sequence ATGTTACTATCAACTTTTTTTACTAGTTCTGGCATGGATAGTTTACCAACTGAATATCTTTTTGGTTGGATTCATTTCTGTTATTTGCTATCTGCCGCAATAGTGTTCTATCTATTAATTCGATTTTGTAGTTACCAAAATAAAAATATTCAAAAAATCATTATTAATGTTTGTCTAATTTTATTACTGGTATTAAAATATGGAGGCGAACTCATTTTTGTTCTTGAATGGATTCGTTATGGAGACGGTATTTCTTCTTATTCACATCCTTTTTTAGATTATCGAACATTTTTTTCGTTTCAAATGTGTGGTGTAAATAATGTATTACTCCCTTTTGTGATTTGGTTTAATATTAAGCCTATGAAAGATTTTGTTTTTTCTACTTCAATTATTGGCGGATTAGCTGTAATGATTTATCCTGCAGGAGTATTATTTGGTGATCCTTTTGTTGTTACCTTTCCAATGCTAAGAAGTCTAATTGTTCATTTTATTTTGGTTTTCTTACCGTGTTATATGATAGCCATTGGTGATTTTAAACTAGATAAAAAACGCTGGAAATACACACTTGTTGGCGCAACACTTATGACATCGTGGGCTATGTATGGTAATTTGTTTGTTGATCAATCTGCAAATAATATGTATTTAATGACAAATCCTTTTTATGGGGGCCCAGTATTATTATTAAATGTCATTCCAAATGGATGGCACGTAATTATGCTTTTTATTTTAGTTTTTCTAGGTTTTTTACTTGTCTATTTTCTAGCAGGATTATTCAATAAATTTTATGAAAAACACACACTTACATTAAAAAAGCTCTAA